The following proteins are co-located in the bacterium genome:
- a CDS encoding N-6 DNA methylase — protein sequence MVRQSNNLEQWVKYTPRHIIDFIVAVVDPKKGETICDSASQTTWNPP from the coding sequence ATGGTTAGGCAAAGTAACAATCTTGAACAGTGGGTTAAGTACACTCCGCGCCATATTATTGATTTTATTGTGGCGGTGGTTGACCCGAAAAAGGGTGAAACGATTTGTGATTCTGCTTCTCAAACAACATGGAATCCCCCTTAA
- a CDS encoding DUF362 domain-containing protein: MSKVAIVECKSYDEEAIESSLRLALNLISQDLHENILKKLVFEDSEVLLKPNMLGSYSPDAGINTHPNIIKVVAKLVKELGGRPVIGDSPSFAIKGVEQVWEKSGFKKVADELGIKLINFEKDGLIELDVPEATYFKKLYLAKKAKNVDVLINLPKFKTHTNTILTGAIKNLLGLVPGFLKAEFHRRAIRSSEFGVALAEILSVIKPSLNIMDAVIGMEGDGPTAGKLRVINLLLVSTDAVALDAVFAGLVWVSPLSVPPVFAAYQKRLGEANLKKIEIVGIPLNKARLSNFILPNQSLINKIPLPMAKIIANLVKVRPVILEDRCTKCKLCLKGCPVKAIYLKRGRIKVNYNLCIECFCCYEFCHYYAFRLRKSFLTFIYFKILGLINKIKRLWW; this comes from the coding sequence ATGAGTAAGGTAGCTATTGTAGAGTGTAAAAGTTATGATGAGGAGGCAATTGAAAGTTCTCTTAGATTAGCTTTGAACCTAATAAGCCAAGACTTACATGAAAATATTTTAAAGAAATTAGTTTTTGAAGATAGCGAAGTCCTTCTTAAGCCAAATATGCTAGGAAGTTATTCACCAGACGCCGGTATCAATACTCATCCTAATATCATCAAAGTTGTAGCTAAGTTAGTTAAAGAATTAGGAGGTAGGCCGGTGATTGGAGATAGCCCAAGTTTTGCTATTAAAGGCGTAGAACAAGTCTGGGAAAAGTCTGGTTTTAAAAAAGTAGCTGATGAATTAGGGATCAAGTTAATAAACTTTGAAAAAGATGGTTTAATAGAGCTTGATGTTCCAGAAGCTACTTATTTTAAGAAATTATATCTAGCTAAAAAAGCTAAAAATGTTGACGTTCTTATTAACCTCCCTAAGTTTAAGACCCACACTAATACCATCCTAACTGGAGCTATCAAGAATTTGTTAGGTTTAGTTCCAGGGTTTTTAAAAGCAGAATTTCATCGACGAGCGATTCGTTCTTCTGAATTTGGAGTAGCTCTGGCTGAGATTCTATCAGTCATAAAGCCTTCTTTGAATATTATGGATGCGGTGATCGGCATGGAAGGAGATGGTCCTACTGCTGGAAAGTTACGAGTTATTAATTTACTCTTAGTAAGTACTGATGCCGTAGCCTTAGATGCTGTTTTTGCTGGTTTAGTCTGGGTAAGCCCTCTTTCTGTTCCTCCTGTTTTTGCTGCTTACCAAAAAAGATTAGGAGAAGCTAATTTAAAGAAGATAGAGATCGTAGGTATTCCTTTAAACAAAGCTCGTTTGTCTAATTTTATCCTACCCAATCAAAGTTTGATCAATAAAATCCCCCTACCGATGGCTAAAATTATTGCTAATTTAGTTAAAGTTCGGCCAGTAATTTTGGAAGATAGATGCACCAAGTGCAAACTTTGTCTAAAAGGATGTCCCGTCAAGGCTATTTATTTAAAAAGAGGCAGAATTAAGGTTAATTACAACCTTTGTATAGAATGTTTTTGTTGTTATGAATTTTGTCATTACTATGCCTTTAGACTTAGAAAATCTTTCCTTACTTTTATCTATTTTAAGATATTAGGTCTCATTAATAAGATCAAGAGATTATGGTGGTAA
- the hisC gene encoding histidinol-phosphate transaminase, producing the protein MFNLNEIIREPVKKLTPYKVCPISCPIKLDAMESPYDLPEEILLEIIEKMKGLRFNRYPDSRCNNLREVISLAYQIPKEYILIGNGSDELILNILLSFGKNEVLYPNPTFEIYGLIAKMIGLNIREIPLKENFEINSKEFIEGGQNNLIFISYPNNPTGNCFSREFIYQIIEESNSLIVIDEAYFGFSDKTFLPEVKRYPNLIVTRTFSKMFSLASLRVGFLFAPPEIIEILLKVKLPYNINSFSQVAAKIILSKEDYFKKKAVEIIEERREMINFLKEIDGIIPYLSETNFVLFKVKGYRAKDLYHFLIKEGILGRNFENIPSLADCLRISIGTKEENKIFKEKIRKYFKKSKIDNFLG; encoded by the coding sequence ATGTTTAATCTTAATGAAATAATCAGAGAACCAGTTAAAAAATTAACTCCCTATAAAGTTTGTCCAATAAGCTGTCCTATAAAATTAGATGCGATGGAGAGTCCTTATGATTTACCAGAAGAGATTCTCTTAGAGATTATAGAAAAAATGAAAGGGCTAAGATTTAATCGCTATCCTGACTCAAGGTGTAATAATCTAAGAGAAGTTATTTCTCTTGCTTACCAGATACCAAAAGAATACATCTTAATAGGCAACGGGTCTGATGAATTAATCTTAAATATATTATTATCTTTTGGAAAAAATGAAGTCCTATATCCTAATCCTACTTTTGAGATATATGGTCTAATAGCTAAGATGATAGGCTTAAATATTAGAGAGATTCCGCTAAAAGAAAACTTTGAGATAAACTCTAAAGAATTTATAGAGGGTGGACAAAATAATCTTATCTTTATTAGTTATCCTAATAATCCTACTGGAAATTGCTTTTCTAGGGAGTTCATTTACCAAATAATTGAAGAATCAAATAGTCTAATCGTTATCGATGAAGCTTACTTTGGTTTTTCAGATAAGACATTCTTGCCAGAAGTAAAAAGATACCCAAATTTAATAGTTACTCGAACATTTTCTAAGATGTTTTCTCTGGCTTCTTTACGGGTGGGTTTCTTATTTGCACCTCCTGAAATCATCGAGATTTTACTTAAGGTAAAGTTACCTTATAATATAAATTCTTTTTCTCAAGTAGCTGCTAAGATAATCTTATCCAAGGAAGATTATTTTAAAAAGAAAGCGGTGGAAATTATAGAAGAAAGAAGAGAGATGATTAATTTCTTAAAAGAGATAGATGGAATAATACCGTATCTTAGTGAGACTAATTTTGTGCTCTTTAAAGTTAAAGGGTACCGAGCCAAAGATCTTTATCACTTTTTGATAAAGGAGGGGATTCTAGGACGTAATTTTGAAAATATTCCTTCTCTTGCTGATTGTTTGAGAATATCAATAGGCACTAAAGAAGAGAATAAAATTTTTAAAGAAAAGATAAGAAAATATTTTAAAAAAAGCAAGATAGATAACTTTCTTGGTTGA
- a CDS encoding bifunctional nuclease family protein, whose amino-acid sequence MIEMKVLGIALDANNNNIPIVVLVDEKRKRVLPIWVGFFEAQSILLALEHIPVPRPLSHDLMCDIINKLEGKVTYIYISTLKENTYYAKINLKKGNQNLEIDSRPSDAIAVALRENVAIFVSEPIINMASKPKQPIDEEEVKRFKEKLKDLSPRDFYE is encoded by the coding sequence ATGATTGAGATGAAAGTTTTAGGAATTGCTTTAGATGCTAACAATAATAATATTCCTATCGTTGTTCTGGTAGATGAGAAAAGGAAAAGAGTATTGCCAATTTGGGTAGGATTCTTTGAAGCTCAATCAATACTGCTAGCTTTAGAGCATATTCCTGTTCCTCGACCATTATCTCATGATCTAATGTGTGATATTATTAATAAATTAGAAGGTAAAGTTACTTATATTTATATTAGTACTTTGAAGGAGAATACTTACTATGCCAAGATTAATTTAAAAAAAGGTAATCAAAATTTAGAAATTGATTCTCGTCCTTCCGATGCTATTGCCGTAGCCTTAAGAGAGAATGTAGCTATCTTTGTTTCTGAGCCAATTATTAATATGGCTTCAAAACCTAAGCAGCCTATTGACGAAGAAGAAGTAAAAAGATTTAAGGAAAAATTAAAGGATTTAAGTCCAAGGGATTTTTATGAGTAA
- a CDS encoding PIN domain-containing protein, whose protein sequence is MITGTRCFGKVQGKYIEKIYDCRKCEVYLNNMGKNKRWGVKGMAMEDKMMRKLKIYLDTSVINFLFADDAPEKRDITKALFEEISQGKYEVYISELVIAEIFNTEDEEKKRKLLDIIQTYQPKELSGSEEVFHLTEKYLKAKIVPKRFEEDAIHIAYAVINDIDVLISWNMRHIVRLKTRWGVNSINKIEGYKEIELISPEEVIEDED, encoded by the coding sequence ATGATTACAGGCACAAGATGTTTTGGAAAGGTTCAGGGTAAGTATATAGAGAAGATATATGATTGCCGTAAATGCGAGGTTTATCTAAATAATATGGGTAAAAATAAGAGATGGGGTGTAAAAGGGATGGCTATGGAAGATAAAATGATGAGAAAACTTAAAATATATCTTGATACCTCTGTAATAAATTTTCTTTTTGCTGATGATGCTCCAGAGAAGAGAGATATTACCAAAGCTCTATTTGAAGAAATATCACAGGGTAAGTATGAAGTCTATATTTCTGAATTAGTTATTGCCGAAATATTTAATACTGAGGATGAAGAAAAGAAACGCAAGTTGCTTGACATAATTCAAACATATCAACCTAAAGAACTATCAGGAAGTGAAGAAGTGTTTCATCTTACGGAAAAATATCTTAAGGCAAAAATTGTTCCTAAAAGATTTGAGGAAGATGCGATACATATTGCCTATGCAGTTATTAATGATATTGATGTGCTAATCAGTTGGAATATGAGACACATTGTTAGACTAAAGACAAGATGGGGGGTCAACAGTATTAATAAAATCGAGGGCTATAAAGAGATTGAACTCATAAGTCCTGAGGAGGTGATAGAAGATGAAGACTAA
- a CDS encoding tetratricopeptide repeat protein, translated as MPKEERDKDQDINHNGEWDSFLKELDDTDLFKEDSLLKQDSKERRRDIKEDKFEEELFESPEKIIKEKTKERTIESIIDQELFSVEKEEIVSFEEEKGFEGLEEVKPEISVERIIKEKEITIPLKKRRRYLERALTKIKKIKEYKAIGQIICLAACIALAVFLSFQAINRYLQARAYLHKGITAIEERNFKKAEDYFKKSFKYSFNKIKVCHQFALSYAPIRPQTAIFILKAVLREKPEDLNLLNSLLVVYSNLGSIKEAEDIYHKILRIDSENVKAMAVLGRTYLNQGDIEKAFLECEKALNIKYDNVSSLFLLQSILMKKKLYNAATGVHRFIYKITEEKQCDPYILCQLGKIYFERNRKKLAEELFRVTVKHNPSCLEAHYYLGVLFHEKKILNRAAAEFQFVINKDHKHANAHNGLGQVYYEKNMMEKAFFEFNNCLRLDPSHKKAIYNLANVYFYYFDELKKCSQLYEDAYRLGINTVDLHYNLGVAYYDNKEYTKALTQWKKILPKEIDNPFINYNLGVVNLRLNELDEAKERFSRALVIFQKRLLKAYKKLTANEEREILNCISNVYNNQGIVYELMGRKREAMTSFAQSVEVAFQAKKKNKIAYDNLQRLFQGIPLTMAIFPVCLEDKISKEYIKKEVEKKPKYWEFKTTSDAFTYTVCFLIALFIFGSFKFLVRKKSVFDLVYQLSRKAERAI; from the coding sequence ATGCCTAAAGAAGAAAGAGACAAAGATCAAGATATTAATCATAATGGAGAATGGGACTCTTTTTTAAAAGAGTTAGATGATACTGATCTCTTCAAAGAAGATTCTTTATTAAAGCAAGATAGTAAAGAAAGACGCAGAGATATAAAAGAGGATAAGTTTGAAGAAGAATTATTTGAATCTCCAGAAAAAATAATCAAAGAAAAGACTAAGGAAAGGACTATAGAAAGCATTATAGATCAAGAGTTGTTTTCTGTAGAGAAAGAAGAAATTGTTTCCTTTGAAGAAGAAAAAGGCTTTGAAGGATTAGAAGAGGTAAAACCAGAAATTTCAGTAGAAAGGATTATCAAAGAAAAGGAAATAACCATTCCTCTTAAAAAGAGAAGGAGGTATCTCGAAAGAGCTCTTACCAAGATTAAGAAAATTAAAGAATATAAAGCCATTGGGCAAATAATTTGCTTAGCTGCCTGCATTGCATTAGCTGTCTTTCTCTCCTTCCAGGCGATCAATCGTTATCTCCAAGCCAGAGCATATCTCCATAAAGGAATTACTGCTATTGAAGAAAGGAACTTTAAAAAAGCAGAGGATTATTTTAAAAAAAGTTTCAAGTATAGCTTTAATAAGATAAAGGTATGTCATCAATTTGCTTTATCCTATGCTCCAATAAGACCTCAAACAGCTATCTTTATTTTAAAAGCTGTTTTAAGAGAAAAACCAGAAGATTTAAACTTATTAAATAGTTTACTGGTTGTTTATAGTAATTTGGGTAGCATAAAAGAAGCAGAAGATATTTATCATAAAATATTACGTATTGATTCTGAGAATGTAAAAGCTATGGCTGTGCTGGGACGAACTTATTTAAATCAAGGGGATATAGAAAAAGCTTTCTTAGAATGTGAAAAAGCCTTAAACATAAAGTATGACAATGTAAGTTCTTTGTTCTTATTGCAAAGTATTTTGATGAAAAAAAAGCTGTATAATGCTGCCACTGGTGTACACCGATTCATCTATAAGATTACTGAGGAAAAGCAATGTGATCCTTATATCTTATGCCAATTAGGCAAAATTTACTTTGAAAGAAATCGGAAGAAATTAGCGGAGGAGCTTTTTAGGGTTACGGTGAAGCATAACCCCAGTTGTCTGGAAGCTCATTATTATTTAGGTGTCTTATTTCATGAAAAGAAAATACTTAATAGAGCGGCCGCCGAGTTTCAATTTGTAATTAATAAAGATCATAAGCATGCTAATGCTCATAATGGTTTAGGGCAGGTATATTATGAAAAAAATATGATGGAAAAAGCCTTTTTCGAATTTAATAATTGCTTACGATTAGACCCCTCCCATAAAAAAGCTATTTACAACTTAGCCAATGTTTACTTTTACTACTTCGATGAATTAAAAAAATGTAGCCAACTTTATGAAGATGCTTATCGATTAGGAATTAATACAGTGGATCTACATTATAATCTTGGCGTGGCTTATTATGATAATAAAGAATATACCAAAGCCTTAACGCAGTGGAAAAAGATACTTCCTAAAGAGATAGATAATCCCTTTATTAATTATAACTTAGGAGTGGTAAATCTTAGATTAAATGAATTAGATGAAGCTAAAGAAAGATTTAGTAGAGCTTTAGTTATTTTCCAAAAAAGATTGCTCAAAGCCTATAAGAAATTAACTGCTAATGAAGAAAGGGAGATTCTTAATTGCATTTCTAATGTCTATAATAACCAAGGAATTGTTTACGAATTAATGGGAAGAAAGCGAGAAGCTATGACTTCTTTTGCTCAATCGGTAGAAGTTGCTTTCCAGGCTAAAAAGAAGAATAAGATTGCTTATGATAACCTTCAAAGGTTATTTCAAGGGATTCCCTTAACTATGGCTATTTTTCCTGTTTGTCTTGAGGATAAAATAAGTAAAGAATATATCAAGAAAGAAGTAGAGAAAAAGCCAAAATATTGGGAGTTTAAAACTACAAGTGATGCTTTTACTTATACAGTTTGTTTTTTGATCGCCTTATTTATCTTTGGAAGTTTTAAATTTTTAGTAAGAAAAAAGAGTGTCTTTGATCTTGTTTATCAATTATCCAGAAAAGCAGAAAGGGCTATTTAA
- the alr gene encoding alanine racemase: MNCNCWVEINLDRIRDNIKQIKNILPKETKLLIVVKADGYGHGAIEVSKVAILSGANYLAVANCQEAIALREAKIITPILVLGIVFPQDILKVIKYGLTLAIYQLKTAQSLSYWAEKYNQKAKVHIKVDSGMGRLGILPHETLDFVKKLKELPFVEIEGIYTHLATADEEDDTYALGQFNKFKKILKTLEKEGISIPLKHILNSAGFLRFPSMCLDLVRIGIMAYGLYPSSYCREKISLKPAMCFKTRILQIKNLPKDSGISYGKTYITSQETKLAVLPVGYNDGYNRLLSDKGRVIIKDKILPLRGRICMDMCMVEISELKKVREGEEVILFGDNEFQSISVDEIAKICHSINYEIVCQVGKSVPRVHISSS; this comes from the coding sequence GTGAATTGTAATTGTTGGGTAGAAATTAACTTGGATCGGATCAGAGACAATATCAAACAAATTAAGAATATCTTGCCAAAAGAGACTAAACTTTTAATAGTAGTAAAGGCTGATGGGTATGGCCATGGAGCTATAGAAGTAAGCAAGGTGGCCATTTTATCAGGAGCTAATTATTTAGCCGTAGCTAATTGTCAAGAAGCAATAGCCCTTCGTGAAGCTAAAATAATTACCCCTATCTTAGTCTTAGGCATTGTTTTTCCCCAGGATATTCTTAAAGTCATAAAATATGGACTTACTTTAGCTATTTACCAGCTAAAAACAGCTCAGAGTCTATCTTACTGGGCTGAAAAATATAACCAGAAAGCTAAAGTTCATATTAAGGTTGATTCGGGAATGGGTCGACTTGGAATTTTACCCCATGAAACATTAGATTTCGTAAAGAAGTTAAAGGAGTTACCTTTTGTTGAAATAGAAGGTATCTATACTCACTTAGCTACTGCCGACGAAGAAGACGATACCTACGCCCTCGGTCAGTTTAATAAATTTAAGAAAATCTTAAAGACCTTAGAAAAAGAAGGTATTAGCATTCCTTTAAAGCATATCTTAAATAGTGCTGGTTTTTTAAGATTTCCTTCAATGTGCCTTGATCTGGTAAGAATTGGTATTATGGCTTATGGTCTTTATCCTTCTTCTTATTGCCGTGAGAAGATTAGCTTAAAGCCAGCCATGTGTTTTAAAACAAGAATCCTCCAAATTAAAAATTTACCTAAAGACAGTGGCATTTCTTATGGTAAGACTTATATTACTTCTCAAGAGACTAAGCTGGCCGTGTTGCCGGTGGGTTATAATGATGGATATAATCGGCTTTTGTCTGATAAGGGAAGAGTGATTATCAAGGATAAAATCCTTCCTCTTAGAGGAAGAATTTGTATGGATATGTGTATGGTTGAGATAAGTGAGTTAAAAAAAGTAAGAGAAGGAGAAGAAGTCATTTTATTTGGAGATAATGAATTTCAAAGTATTTCCGTAGATGAGATTGCTAAAATTTGTCATAGTATAAATTATGAGATCGTGTGTCAAGTAGGTAAGAGTGTACCGAGGGTGCATATCTCATCATCATAA
- the hisD gene encoding histidinol dehydrogenase, protein MKKLRYWIDKDKKEVNNKIKRDLLSTVNPEIISKVSEIIAEVKENQDQALIKYTELFDQVKLEEEDLRVKEEEFREASKKVEERYCHSLMVAKKNIIDFHERQKVKTWEEKKEKGIILGQRYQPIDKVGIYIPGGRAPLVSSVLMTVIPALVAGVKEIFICTPPNQKREINPYLLMAAKWLGIKNIYKVGGAQAIAALAYGTKIIPAVDKIVGPGNIYVTIAKKLVYGKVSIDMIAGPSEVLILADERAKAKFVAADLLSQAEHDELSSAVLITTSETLALEVEKEIALQKERCLRKEIIEKSLENNGLIILIKDIPEGIEIINSYAPEHLELCLKEPWKYLDEIRHAGAIFVGNYTPESVGDYLAGPSHVLPTSGSARFYSPLSVDDFMTKSSLIYYTQEALNEYKEDIINIANLEGLDAHASAIKIRE, encoded by the coding sequence ATGAAAAAACTGAGATATTGGATTGATAAAGATAAGAAAGAAGTAAATAATAAGATTAAGAGAGATCTTCTTTCGACTGTAAATCCAGAGATTATTTCAAAGGTTTCAGAAATTATTGCCGAAGTTAAAGAAAACCAAGATCAAGCTTTAATTAAGTATACAGAATTATTCGATCAGGTGAAATTAGAGGAAGAAGATTTAAGAGTAAAGGAAGAAGAGTTTAGAGAAGCTTCTAAAAAGGTAGAAGAAAGATATTGCCACTCTTTGATGGTGGCTAAGAAGAATATTATAGATTTTCACGAAAGACAAAAAGTAAAGACTTGGGAAGAGAAAAAAGAGAAAGGGATAATTTTAGGCCAGAGATACCAGCCAATAGATAAAGTAGGCATTTATATTCCAGGAGGAAGAGCGCCTTTGGTCTCTTCAGTCTTAATGACCGTTATCCCTGCTTTAGTAGCTGGAGTGAAAGAGATCTTTATTTGTACTCCTCCTAACCAAAAAAGGGAAATTAATCCTTATCTCTTAATGGCTGCCAAGTGGTTAGGAATTAAGAATATTTATAAAGTGGGCGGTGCTCAAGCTATTGCTGCCTTAGCTTACGGGACAAAGATTATTCCCGCCGTAGATAAGATTGTAGGACCTGGAAATATTTATGTAACGATAGCTAAAAAGTTGGTTTATGGAAAAGTATCTATTGATATGATTGCCGGTCCTAGCGAAGTATTAATCTTAGCTGATGAAAGGGCTAAAGCTAAGTTTGTGGCGGCAGATTTATTATCCCAGGCAGAGCATGATGAGCTTTCTTCGGCTGTCTTAATTACTACTTCGGAGACCCTGGCTTTAGAGGTAGAAAAAGAAATAGCTCTTCAAAAGGAAAGGTGTCTTAGAAAAGAGATTATCGAGAAGTCCTTAGAGAATAATGGACTAATCATCTTAATTAAGGATATCCCTGAAGGTATTGAGATTATAAATAGCTATGCTCCTGAACACTTAGAGCTTTGTTTAAAAGAGCCTTGGAAGTATTTAGACGAGATTAGACATGCTGGAGCAATATTTGTAGGTAATTATACTCCAGAATCAGTGGGAGATTATCTGGCTGGCCCCAGCCATGTTCTTCCTACATCAGGAAGTGCTCGGTTTTATTCCCCTTTAAGCGTAGATGATTTTATGACTAAATCAAGCTTAATCTATTATACTCAAGAAGCTTTAAATGAGTATAAAGAAGATATCATCAATATCGCTAATTTAGAAGGGCTTGATGCCCATGCTTCTGCCATTAAGATAAGAGAGTAA
- the bioA gene encoding adenosylmethionine--8-amino-7-oxononanoate transaminase has translation MRRAVFITGTDTEIGKTVVSAAIIHTLQEKNISCGVMKPIQCGGDDIQILKEVSQINEPPSLINPYSFSKPFSPHLASKLEKRKIDLEKIYRSYLTLKEKYQVLVVEGAGGLLVPISKDLFMVDLIKRLNIGIIIVVGLRVGAINHSLLTIEIAKKYGLEIIGLIFNQNQQEISPISKEDSPLIISKLSQTKILGMIPYLEVLEKKGNQELTKREFFKEITKKINLKYILEDKLPAKRNKILKDRDRSLVWHPFTQMKDYQELEPLIIEEGKGCFLKDIEGNWYLDGISSLWVNLHGHQKREIDEALISQVNKISHSTLLGLGNVPSVELAGKLLEITPQGLSKFFYSDNGSTAVEIALKIAFQYWQHKKEVKKNKFLTFYNAYHGDTIGSVSVGGIDLFYKTFAPLLFSSFRVKAPYCYRCHLNLTYPDCQISCLQELEDLLVKHHQEISALILEPIVQGAAGMIIQPEGFLKRVRELTKKYQVLMIADEVATGFGRTGKMFACQWERVVPDIMCLAKSITAGYLPLAVTITTEEVYHAFLGEYEEKKTFFHGHTYTGNPLACACGLANLEIFEKEKILIKLENKIKFLNQELKYFLNLEHVGEVRQKGFMVGIELVKNKELKIPYHFEEKIGLKVTQAIRKKRAILRPLGDTIVLMPPLSISKDELKFLLEVTYDGIKEVE, from the coding sequence TTGAGAAGAGCTGTCTTTATTACGGGTACTGATACTGAGATAGGAAAGACAGTAGTAAGTGCCGCTATTATCCATACTCTTCAAGAGAAAAATATTAGCTGCGGAGTAATGAAACCTATCCAATGTGGAGGAGATGATATTCAAATCTTAAAAGAAGTATCTCAAATAAATGAACCTCCTTCTTTGATTAACCCCTACTCTTTTTCAAAACCATTCTCACCTCACTTAGCTTCTAAGCTTGAGAAAAGAAAGATCGATTTAGAAAAAATCTACCGTAGTTATCTAACCTTAAAAGAAAAATACCAAGTTTTGGTAGTAGAAGGAGCAGGGGGGTTATTGGTCCCCATTTCTAAAGATCTTTTCATGGTTGATCTGATTAAAAGATTAAATATTGGAATAATTATTGTGGTTGGATTAAGGGTAGGGGCGATAAATCACTCTTTACTGACCATAGAAATAGCTAAGAAGTATGGATTAGAGATTATTGGCCTTATCTTTAATCAAAATCAGCAAGAAATTTCACCTATTTCTAAAGAAGACAGTCCTTTAATCATCTCTAAATTAAGCCAAACCAAGATATTAGGAATGATTCCTTATTTAGAAGTTTTAGAAAAAAAAGGCAATCAAGAATTAACAAAGAGAGAGTTTTTTAAGGAAATAACTAAGAAGATTAATTTAAAATATATCTTGGAAGATAAATTACCAGCTAAAAGAAATAAGATCTTAAAAGATAGAGATCGTTCCTTAGTTTGGCATCCTTTTACCCAGATGAAAGATTATCAAGAACTAGAACCTTTGATTATTGAAGAAGGTAAGGGTTGTTTTCTTAAAGACATAGAAGGTAACTGGTATTTAGATGGCATCTCTTCTTTGTGGGTAAACCTTCATGGCCATCAAAAAAGAGAGATAGACGAAGCCTTAATTAGTCAGGTTAATAAGATTTCACATTCTACTTTACTTGGATTAGGAAATGTTCCTTCTGTGGAATTAGCTGGTAAGCTTTTGGAGATCACACCCCAAGGGCTTTCTAAATTTTTTTATTCAGATAATGGCTCTACCGCGGTAGAAATTGCTTTAAAGATAGCCTTTCAGTACTGGCAGCATAAAAAAGAAGTCAAGAAGAATAAATTTCTCACTTTCTATAATGCTTACCATGGAGATACTATTGGGAGTGTAAGTGTGGGAGGAATTGACCTTTTTTATAAGACATTTGCCCCCCTTCTTTTTTCTTCTTTTAGAGTTAAAGCTCCTTATTGTTATCGTTGTCATTTAAATTTGACTTACCCTGATTGTCAGATAAGTTGTTTGCAAGAATTAGAAGATCTCTTAGTTAAGCATCACCAAGAAATAAGTGCCTTGATCCTTGAACCAATAGTGCAAGGAGCAGCGGGCATGATTATCCAGCCAGAAGGTTTTTTAAAGAGGGTGAGAGAATTAACTAAGAAGTACCAGGTATTAATGATTGCTGATGAAGTAGCTACTGGGTTTGGAAGAACAGGAAAGATGTTTGCTTGCCAGTGGGAGAGGGTAGTTCCAGATATAATGTGCTTAGCTAAATCTATTACCGCTGGTTATCTTCCCTTAGCGGTGACTATTACCACTGAAGAAGTTTATCATGCTTTTCTGGGTGAATATGAGGAAAAAAAGACTTTTTTCCATGGACATACTTATACTGGAAATCCTTTAGCTTGTGCTTGCGGCTTGGCTAATTTAGAAATTTTTGAGAAAGAAAAAATATTAATTAAGCTGGAAAATAAAATTAAATTTCTTAATCAAGAGTTAAAGTATTTTTTAAATCTTGAACATGTTGGAGAAGTGCGTCAAAAAGGATTTATGGTAGGGATTGAGTTGGTAAAAAATAAAGAATTAAAGATTCCTTATCATTTTGAAGAAAAAATAGGCCTTAAGGTAACTCAGGCGATTAGAAAAAAAAGAGCCATTTTGCGGCCATTAGGAGATACAATCGTCCTGATGCCACCTTTAAGTATCTCTAAAGATGAGCTTAAGTTTTTACTTGAAGTAACTTATGATGGTATTAAAGAGGTAGAATAA
- the hisB gene encoding imidazoleglycerol-phosphate dehydratase HisB translates to MSRKSKVERITNETQVLVSLDLDGEGKHEVNTKVPFLDHMLSLLAKHGLFNLEIKATGDLEVDNHHLVEDVGLTLGEAINKALGNKAGIKRFAFASVPMDESLVALALDISGRPLLVYNVRCLQERTGNFESVLTEEFFKAVTNSAKITFHINLLYGNNTHHIIEAIFKAFGQVLSMATTIDKRIKGIPSTKGRL, encoded by the coding sequence ATGAGTAGAAAAAGCAAAGTAGAAAGAATTACCAATGAGACCCAAGTCTTAGTCTCTTTAGACTTAGATGGAGAGGGTAAACATGAAGTAAATACCAAAGTTCCATTTTTAGACCATATGCTCTCTTTATTAGCTAAACATGGGCTATTTAATTTAGAAATTAAAGCTACTGGTGATTTAGAAGTAGATAATCACCATCTGGTAGAAGATGTTGGACTTACCTTAGGAGAGGCCATTAATAAGGCTTTAGGAAATAAAGCAGGCATAAAGAGATTTGCTTTTGCTTCAGTCCCTATGGACGAGTCTTTGGTAGCTTTAGCTTTAGATATTTCAGGAAGACCGTTATTAGTGTATAATGTAAGATGTTTGCAAGAGAGAACAGGTAACTTTGAAAGTGTCTTAACTGAAGAATTTTTTAAAGCCGTGACTAATTCGGCTAAAATTACCTTTCACATTAATCTTCTTTATGGGAATAATACTCACCATATTATTGAAGCTATCTTTAAAGCTTTTGGTCAAGTCCTTTCTATGGCTACAACTATTGATAAAAGGATTAAAGGTATTCCTTCTACTAAAGGTAGATTATAA